The sequence below is a genomic window from Deltaproteobacteria bacterium GWC2_55_46.
TGCTGGTTTTCGGGTGGGCAAAGGTATCAAGAAGGCGCTTAAGCTGGAGTTTAGAAGGGAGTGACCATTTTCCCTTGAGATTTCCTATTGGATTTGTTAAATTCATATACTTTACAAGCCTTTTGCAGCGGGGGTGAAATGCTCAAGCCTTACAAGGGGATATGGCCCAAGGTCCATGAGAGCGCCTTTATCGAGGAGAGCGCTCAGGTCATCGGGGACGTGGAGATAGGCGAGGGCTCAAGCGTATGGTTTAACGCCGTTGTCCGCGGCGACGTCCATTACATAAGGATAGGCGCCTGGACAAACGTGCAGGACAATTGCACCCTGCACGTCACCAAGAATACCTATCCGCTCATCATCGGCAATGACATAACTATCGGTCATAACGTCGTGCTGCACGGCTGTACTGTAAAGGACAGGTGTCTTATCGGCATGGGCGCCATCATCCTCGACAATGCTGAGATAGGCGAGGACACTATCGTAGGCGCAGGCGCCCTTGTGACAGAGGGGGCGAAGATACCTCCCGGTTCTCTCGTGCTCGGCATGCCGGCGAAGGTGGTAAGGGTGCTTAGAGATGATGAAAAGGCACGCATACTCAAGTCAGCGCAGAACTATATAGAGTATTCCAGTAACTACGTCCAGCCCGGGGCCTCGGAGCCCCTTTCAGGAAGGAGTTAATGTTCCAAGACCTTTCTTTCTTAGGACTTATCCAAAAAGGCGGCATTACCGTTGTAGTGCTCGCGCTCCTCTCCGTCGTCTCCATCGCCATAATGCTCGAACGCGCCTGGGCCTTCAAGAGGTTCAGGAGGGATCTGTTCGAGCTCTTCCCGGCCATTAAAAGGGCGGTAAACGAAAGCGGCCTGCCTGCGGCATACCAGATGTGCAAGGCGAGCAGCTCTCCGCTTGCCCCGGTCCTCCTCTCCGGTTTTGAGAGGTCAGGGAAGGGCAAGGACGAGGTCTCTTCCGCGATGGAGCTTGCCGGCAGGATGGAGCTTACGAAGCTCGACAGGTACCTGGGTGTGCTCGGGACCATTGGTTCTACCGCCCCCTTCATAGGGCTTTTCGGGACAGTGCTCGGCATAATAAGGGCCTTCAGCGACCTTGCTATCGCCGAGGGCGCAAGCCCTGCGGCTGTGGCCGACGGCATAGCCGAGGCGCTTGTCGCCACCGCAGCCGGGCTTCTGGTGGCCGTTCCTGCTGTAGCGGCTTATAACTTTTTCGTGAGGTCGGCTGCCTCCCGCGCGCTCGAGCTTGAGACGTGCGCGTCCGAATTCATAGAGCCGATAGGCGCCAATGGGCTGGAAACCAAGAAATAGCCACGAACGCATGATGTCGGAGATAAACATCACGCCGCTTACCGACGTGATGCTCGTCCTTCTTGTCATATTCATGGTCACTACCCCGCTTATCATGACCAATGCGTTCAAGGTAAAGCTCCCAAGGGCGGTAAGCTCTGAAGCTGAGCCCGGAAAAGGCGCGATAGTCACGGTGAGCCAGGGCGGCGAGATAGCCTTGAACGGCAGCCCCGTCGCCATTGACAGGCTGAACGAAGCCTTGAAGTCATGGTTCGGCTCAGGAGGGGATAAGACGGTGGTCATAAGGGCTGATGGAGGGGTCCGCCATCATATCGTCGTAAAGGTCCTTGATACGGCAAGGCTTGCGGGGGCCGAGAGGCTCTCTATCG
It includes:
- a CDS encoding gamma carbonic anhydrase family protein; its protein translation is MLKPYKGIWPKVHESAFIEESAQVIGDVEIGEGSSVWFNAVVRGDVHYIRIGAWTNVQDNCTLHVTKNTYPLIIGNDITIGHNVVLHGCTVKDRCLIGMGAIILDNAEIGEDTIVGAGALVTEGAKIPPGSLVLGMPAKVVRVLRDDEKARILKSAQNYIEYSSNYVQPGASEPLSGRS